The Methylobacterium currus genome contains a region encoding:
- a CDS encoding aldo/keto reductase — MDLRSLRPLGQSGLLVSPLALGTMTFGTPRWGLDEAGSRAVFDRYVALGGNFIDTADVYAGGRSEEMVGRFVAEGGLRDRLVLATKSGFATGRGPHEGGNGARHVRAALDRSLARLRTDFIDLYWVHVWDGITPAEELLETMTALIRAGKIRYWGLSNTPAWYVAEIATLARLRGRPGPIGLQYFYALVERGVESEHVPLGRAFGLGLVPWSPLAYGLLTGKYDRAAVEAGPPRRSGPPNEATGHGPAGLVEGGRLDGDNPFGDNLFTERNWRIVDAVTRVAAEAGETPARVALAWVIGRPGVASTLMGVSRDGQVTDNVAALGLTLSAEHLAALEAASGGREPMLYGLSRPPLRDQVVFGGADIRGWPA; from the coding sequence ATGGACCTTCGATCCCTCCGCCCCCTCGGCCAGTCCGGGCTCCTCGTCAGCCCGCTCGCGCTCGGCACGATGACCTTCGGCACGCCGCGCTGGGGCCTGGACGAGGCCGGCAGCCGCGCGGTGTTCGACCGCTACGTCGCGCTCGGCGGCAATTTCATCGACACGGCCGACGTCTATGCGGGCGGCCGCTCGGAGGAGATGGTCGGCCGCTTCGTCGCCGAGGGCGGCTTGCGCGACCGCCTGGTGCTCGCCACGAAGTCCGGCTTCGCGACCGGCCGGGGTCCGCACGAGGGCGGCAACGGCGCCCGGCACGTCCGCGCCGCGCTCGACCGCTCGCTGGCGCGGCTGCGCACCGACTTCATCGACCTGTACTGGGTCCATGTCTGGGACGGCATCACGCCGGCCGAGGAGCTGCTGGAGACGATGACGGCCCTGATCCGGGCGGGCAAGATCCGCTACTGGGGCCTGTCGAACACGCCGGCCTGGTACGTGGCGGAGATCGCCACCCTGGCGCGGCTGCGCGGCCGGCCGGGGCCGATCGGGCTGCAATACTTCTACGCCCTCGTCGAGCGCGGGGTCGAGAGCGAGCACGTCCCCCTCGGCCGGGCCTTCGGCCTGGGCCTCGTTCCCTGGAGCCCGCTCGCCTACGGCCTGCTGACGGGCAAGTACGATCGGGCCGCCGTGGAGGCGGGCCCGCCGCGTCGGAGCGGCCCGCCGAACGAGGCCACCGGACACGGGCCGGCGGGCCTCGTGGAAGGCGGGCGGCTCGACGGCGACAATCCCTTCGGCGACAACCTGTTCACGGAGCGGAACTGGCGGATCGTCGATGCCGTGACGCGCGTCGCCGCGGAGGCCGGCGAAACCCCCGCCCGCGTGGCCTTGGCCTGGGTGATCGGACGCCCGGGCGTCGCCTCGACCCTGATGGGGGTCAGCCGGGACGGGCAGGTGACCGACAACGTGGCGGCGCTCGGTCTGACGCTGTCGGCCGAGCACCTGGCGGCGCTCGAGGCCGCGAGCGGCGGGCGCGAGCCGATGCTCTACGGGCTGTCGCGCCCGCCCCTGCGCGACCAGGTCGTGTTCGGCGGCGCCGACATCCGGGGCTGGCCCGCCTGA
- a CDS encoding peroxiredoxin, with the protein MQPASVPDVTFHTRVRNEALGGPNPFEWKDLTSAEVFGGRNIVLFALPGAFTPACSDDHLPGYEQQADAFASLGIDQVICLSVNDAFVMYQWARSKGIEKVFMLPDGNADFTRQMGMLVKRGRQGMGMRSWRYSMHVEDGTIRKIFAEPGFRDDPPGVGLTVSDAGTMLDYLRSR; encoded by the coding sequence ATGCAGCCCGCCAGCGTCCCGGACGTGACCTTCCATACCCGCGTCAGGAACGAGGCCCTCGGCGGTCCCAACCCGTTCGAGTGGAAGGACCTCACCTCCGCCGAGGTGTTCGGCGGCCGCAACATCGTGCTGTTCGCGCTGCCCGGCGCCTTCACGCCGGCCTGCTCGGACGACCACCTGCCGGGCTACGAGCAGCAGGCCGACGCCTTCGCGTCGCTCGGCATCGATCAGGTGATCTGCCTGTCGGTCAACGACGCCTTCGTGATGTACCAGTGGGCGCGCTCGAAGGGCATCGAGAAGGTGTTCATGCTGCCCGACGGCAATGCCGACTTCACGCGCCAGATGGGCATGCTGGTCAAGCGCGGCCGCCAGGGCATGGGGATGCGCAGCTGGCGCTACTCCATGCATGTCGAGGACGGCACGATCCGGAAGATCTTCGCCGAGCCAGGTTTTCGCGATGACCCGCCCGGGGTCGGCCTGACGGTCTCGGATGCCGGGACGATGCTCGACTACCTGAGGAGCCGGTAG
- a CDS encoding LpxI family protein — protein MAAAAARAETEAGPVAIVAGAGRLPLLIAASLDRAGRSCRVLAIRGFADPATRRRADATIDLLDVRGALDTLSAWAPVGVTLAGAVARPSPAALLNTLAAYRNREALRSLASGGDDHLLRGVLALLEEHGLAVLGVRDLAPHLMAPQGRLGALGPDEAAEASVAAGRALLASLSPHDVGQAAVVASRRVLAVEGPEGTDRMLARARALARRPLGLGRPPAGMVLVKRAKDGQDLRVDLPAIGPRTVKHAAEAGCRGIAVGAGDTLVLDRAETVALADRLGLFLLGLPPDPEPSR, from the coding sequence CCTCCCTCGACCGGGCCGGCCGCTCCTGCCGCGTGCTGGCCATCCGGGGCTTCGCCGATCCGGCGACGAGGCGGCGGGCCGACGCCACGATCGACCTCCTCGACGTGCGCGGCGCCCTCGACACCTTGAGCGCCTGGGCGCCCGTCGGCGTGACCCTCGCCGGCGCCGTGGCGCGGCCGAGCCCGGCGGCGCTCCTCAACACCCTCGCCGCCTATCGCAACCGCGAAGCCTTGCGCTCGCTCGCCTCGGGCGGCGACGACCACCTGCTGCGCGGCGTGCTCGCCCTCCTCGAAGAGCACGGCCTGGCGGTGCTCGGCGTGCGCGATCTCGCGCCGCACCTGATGGCGCCGCAGGGCCGACTCGGTGCCCTCGGTCCCGACGAGGCGGCGGAGGCCTCCGTCGCGGCCGGCCGGGCGCTGCTCGCCAGCCTGTCGCCGCACGATGTCGGCCAGGCCGCCGTGGTGGCGAGCCGGCGCGTGCTGGCGGTCGAAGGGCCGGAGGGCACCGACCGGATGCTGGCGCGCGCCCGGGCGCTGGCCCGCCGGCCCCTCGGCCTCGGGCGCCCCCCCGCCGGGATGGTGCTGGTCAAGCGCGCGAAGGACGGCCAGGACCTGCGCGTCGACCTGCCGGCCATCGGCCCGCGGACGGTGAAGCACGCGGCGGAGGCCGGCTGCCGCGGCATCGCGGTCGGGGCCGGCGACACCCTGGTGCTCGACCGGGCGGAGACGGTGGCGCTCGCCGACCGCCTCGGCCTCTTCCTCCTCGGCCTGCCGCCCGATCCGGAGCCCTCCCGTTGA
- a CDS encoding LysR substrate-binding domain-containing protein, whose product MAAPAYLAARAPPEAPDDLGRHCCLCYRYTSSGTIHVWEFAKDEHRFARTVPGSFVTNDVDLMRDAAVSALGVACLPRPCVDRQIESGALVEVLCGWAPVLPPNQLYYPSRRQPTAAFRAFVEALRI is encoded by the coding sequence GTGGCCGCCCCCGCCTACCTGGCGGCAAGGGCGCCGCCGGAGGCGCCCGACGATCTCGGCCGGCATTGCTGCCTCTGCTACCGCTACACCTCGTCCGGGACGATCCACGTCTGGGAGTTCGCGAAGGACGAACACCGTTTCGCCCGCACCGTGCCGGGCTCGTTCGTCACCAACGACGTCGACCTGATGCGGGATGCCGCCGTCTCGGCCCTCGGCGTCGCCTGCCTGCCGCGGCCTTGCGTCGATCGCCAGATCGAGAGCGGCGCGCTGGTCGAGGTTCTCTGCGGATGGGCGCCGGTCCTGCCGCCGAACCAGCTCTACTATCCGAGCCGGCGCCAGCCGACCGCCGCGTTCCGCGCCTTCGTGGAGGCGCTGCGGATCTGA
- the lpxB gene encoding lipid-A-disaccharide synthase, giving the protein MSERPDTQRPLAIWLVAGEESGDQLGAKLIRSLRALSDRPLTLAGVGGDAMAAEGMESLFPLEDVAVIGYLAVAARIRLLMRRIRQTVRACVAARPDVLVIIDSPGFTHAVASRVRRQLPDLPVVDYVSPSVWAWRPWRAKTMRGYIDHVLALLPFEPDAHRRLGGPACTYVGHPLIERLGELRPGPAESEARQGPSPVLAVLPGSRRSEIERLMPIFGATLATVQAQGHAFTVELPAVSRHRALIERLAGTWPVRPRLIDGEADKLATFRRARAALAASGTVTLELALAGVPMVVAYQVPKIEEVIVRRLIQVPTIVLPNLILAENAIPELIQAECTPERLAAALGPLLPEGPARAAQEAALARLDATMRLPDGDDPSRSAARIVLEAGRHRPA; this is encoded by the coding sequence TTGAGCGAGCGTCCCGACACGCAACGTCCCCTTGCGATCTGGCTGGTGGCCGGCGAGGAATCCGGCGACCAGCTCGGCGCCAAGCTGATCCGCTCGCTGCGCGCCCTCTCGGACCGGCCGCTCACGCTCGCCGGCGTCGGCGGCGACGCCATGGCGGCGGAGGGAATGGAGTCGCTGTTCCCGCTCGAGGACGTGGCGGTGATCGGCTACCTCGCGGTGGCGGCGCGCATCCGCCTCCTGATGCGGCGCATCCGCCAGACCGTGCGGGCCTGCGTGGCGGCCCGTCCCGACGTGCTCGTCATCATCGACAGCCCGGGCTTCACCCATGCGGTGGCGAGCCGGGTGCGCCGGCAGCTGCCGGATCTCCCCGTGGTCGATTACGTCAGCCCGAGCGTCTGGGCCTGGCGCCCGTGGCGGGCGAAGACCATGCGCGGCTACATCGACCACGTCCTCGCCCTGCTGCCGTTCGAGCCCGACGCCCATCGCCGCCTCGGCGGGCCGGCCTGCACCTATGTCGGCCACCCGTTGATCGAGCGCCTGGGCGAGCTGCGCCCCGGCCCCGCCGAGAGCGAGGCCCGCCAAGGCCCCTCGCCGGTCCTGGCGGTGCTGCCGGGCTCGCGCCGCAGCGAGATCGAGCGGCTGATGCCGATCTTCGGCGCGACGCTGGCCACGGTGCAGGCGCAGGGCCACGCCTTCACGGTCGAGCTGCCGGCGGTGTCGCGCCATCGCGCCCTGATCGAGCGCCTCGCCGGCACCTGGCCGGTGCGCCCGCGCCTGATCGACGGCGAGGCCGACAAGCTCGCGACCTTCCGGCGGGCCCGGGCGGCGCTCGCCGCCTCCGGCACGGTGACGCTCGAACTGGCGCTCGCCGGCGTGCCGATGGTGGTGGCCTATCAGGTGCCGAAGATCGAGGAGGTGATCGTGCGCCGCCTGATCCAGGTGCCGACGATCGTGCTGCCCAACCTGATCCTGGCCGAGAACGCCATTCCCGAGCTGATCCAGGCCGAGTGCACGCCCGAACGGCTGGCGGCGGCGCTCGGCCCGCTCCTGCCCGAGGGCCCGGCCCGGGCGGCGCAGGAAGCGGCCCTCGCCCGGCTCGACGCCACGATGCGGCTGCCCGACGGCGACGATCCGAGCCGCAGCGCCGCCCGGATCGTGCTGGAGGCAGGGCGGCACCGGCCGGCCTGA